The genomic interval gagtgacgatggaagaaaacaatcaactggtaagccatattgatagaattttcagagagacatatattttgccaagaaatattggattagcatttcactacatggacaaagaaatgatgaagaaattgataagtactttaataggacccagattggaatatgcaggagttatgtggaccccccataataagaaacacataaagaaattggagagactacaaaaaatggctacaagaatggttccagaatttaaagggatgacataagaggaaagactaaaggctatggatctaccaactctggaacagagaaggaagagaggggatctgatacaagtttgtaaattgattaacggaatgaatcaagtggataatgagaaactgatccagagagaagaatatgacattagaagcacaagatcgcataataaaaaaactgaggaagggaagatgtctgagagatgttagaaaatatagtttcccgcaaagatgtgttgagacttggaacagttagagtgaggaagtggtgtcagcaaagaatgtacatagctttaaagaaaaattggataagtgtagatatggagacggggccacacgagcttgtaaagcccaggccctgtaaaactataactaggtaaatacaactaggtaaatacacacacacacacacacacacacacacacacacacacacacacacacacacacacacacttcaaccaAACAAGAGCCATTTAACCATTATTGCACTGCAGTTATCTGATACAGTGCCACGTATAATTTTAGTGCCATTGCATTTAAATTCTTACATTTAAGCACCAATTGTCAGTTACTgcattccccctcctcccccccctccatcGCCCTCTTCCCCGTCTCTTTtgctacctccctcctccttccctgatCATTCCTCCCgcccactcccctccctccatgcCGTCCCAAAATCTTCCCTCGTACCAACATCTGCGTCCCTTCCCCgctatcctccctccctttccccactTCTAAGTTTCTTCCtgcactataataataataataataataataataataataataataatatcagtacGTAGTTTATAGTAaaattgttagtagtagtagtagtagtagtagtagtagtagtagtagttgttgttgttgttgttgtattagtagtagtaatagtggtgtgtgcgtgtgtgtgtttgtgtgtgtatatgtatacatatatatatatatatatatatatatatatatatatatatatatatatatatatatatatatatatatatatatatatatatattgacgtATAAATGTGCAGATTTTCTCTAATGCATATGTTTCGTTGAAGGTGATAGCTAATTCAGCATTCATTGTCTTTTTGAGaatattctctttattcctgAAGAGTGTCATATTCTCTTTTAATAGTCTGTTTATGATCTCTCCGTAGGTGGTCATTTTTTGCTAGATCTAGGATTTCGGTTCATAGAGCCTTCTTGAGTAGCGTAGCTTCTCAGGGTGTAGGTGAGAATATGCTGCACTGAACatgaacatgaaaagaaaagatggagaatgGGGAagtggggaaagaggaagaatacggGGGTGATACGAAATTAGCTTTAGTACGAGAGTAGTCACTGGGGCCAGTTAGCACCCACGACCCGTGGCTGGTGGGTGTATATTTTCCTCGCTCTGTTCTGTATGAACAAAGCCCCTACAAAGAAGAGGAGTGCTGAGGCCATCTCTGAGGAGCACACCTTCACGGCCTCCCCTGTGGATAGCCAGGATGCCTGTCTTGCAGCAGGCCAGCCAAGGGAGACCATTATTCATGTGAAGAAGGTAAAACTTCCTGCTGGTGGAGCAGAGAAGCTTCGTCTTCCTGCCGCCGCTGACCGCATGGCCTCCCCTGACCTGACGAGACAAAAGGTCAACCCCCGCACTCCCGCTGCTGTCTCCGCCCCTACGGACTCGCCATCTTTGTCTCCAGGCCTGCAGAACGCCATGGATACCGACGCCGCCTCTCGCACTTCCTTGTCTCAGCCGGACGCTTCCCATCCCCATGTGAGCTTTTCCGAGGGGCACGGCAAGACTCTAGCCCAACTCTGCGAATGGTTTATGGCGCTGCTCAAACAGCACCTGTCCTTAGAACCACTCATGAAGGAAGATAGGTGCAGACCGTATCTGACGGTCAACTCTCGCTCGGCAGTGTACGACATGGTGAAGGAGGGCTTCCTCAGCCTCACCATGACCCCAGCGGACCCCGACGCCCGGCAGCAGATGGTCATCGTTCATGGTGTGTCTACCGCCATCAATGTCGACCTTCTTGCCACGCCAGAGGACTTCCTTTAGCTCAAGAGGTGCGTCGTCGCAGGTGAGCCCCGTCCTCAGCTCCTGGGTCTTGTTGAAGGGACCGTGCCCAGCTTGGTGCACCTCCTTGGCCTAGTCCAATTCCGCATGGGCCTATACACCCCTGAGCCTGACCTGTGCGGCCACTTCTGTCAGTTCGGACATTAGAGCTGGAAGTGCAAGTCGGCGTCGTGCTGCAGGTACTGTTCTGGGGGTCATCCTTCCTCCAGCTGCCTGGAGAAGATATGTGCTTGCACCAGAGTCGTCCCGCTGTGTTGCAATTGTGGGGGCGACCACAACGCCTCTAAGCGCCGCTGCCCTGCTAGGCCCAAGCCAGTCAAGGAGCCACAGACCCCCGGCACCACTGTCAGCCACTCCAGGGTGGTTTTCTGACCCGCCCCAGCTCCGCAACACAATGCTTGGACAAATGGCGACCCATCATGGTCCGGCTTCCTTGCTCTGCCTCTGCCAGCTGCCCAGTCATCAGCATTTCTGCCTCTGTCTGGCGCAGCTGCCCCAGTCCAGTCTGGGGCGGCTCACCCTCCCGTACCTGCCTCACGGCCACCTGTCCCTGTGCCACCCAGGACTGCCCTTTACTATGCTACTGTAGTAGGGGCTGCGGGTGCAGCCTCTGCATTGCAGGCTGGCATGCCTGCGACCCTCCAGGATGTAGTTCAACTCCTGCTGGAAATCCGGGCCAAGGTCAGGGACTTGAGTGTGAGGgtctgtaatgtaatgtatatgtatctgTGTTGTAATGTACTATGATGTGTGTAGGTGAGGGGTTAAATACTTGGATGTCGTTGGCTCTTACACTTGTACCTAGTTACCTAGTTAATTGCTTGTtatgggaggggaagtgaggacgACTGTGACGCGAGGCGTCGGGTCAGTGGGAGAGCAGAAGGCGAGCTGTGTAGTCGCCCCACACCTCTGTACACCAAGGGAATAAAGATCACCGGATTGCTGACTGCTTTTTGCTGAACACCACAGGGTCACTGCCTTGGAGCGACAGCGGGACGCAGCGAGCCTTCCGCCCCAGCCAGTGCCCACCCCTCTCTAGCCAGCGCCCCAACCTGCCCGCAAGAACCAGCCCCAGAGTGTGCCGGCCAGCCCCCAGCCCTAACTAGCGTCTGCTGTGGTCCAGCATGCCCCAGGTAACAGGCCCCAGAGTGTGCCAGCCAGCCCTCAGCCCCAAGCAGTGTCAGCTACGGTCCAGCCTGCCCCAGATAACAAGCCCCAAAATGTGCTGGCCAGCCCGCAGCCTCAGCCAGTGTCTGTCCCGGTACGTCCTTCGCCCCAGTCTGCCCCTGATAGCCAGCCCCAGAGTGTGCCGGCTAGTTCTCAACCCTGGCGAGTCCAGCCACCAGCCCCAGTCCAGCCACTGCTCCCACCAGCCCCGGCCTAGCCCATGTCTGTGCCGGACCACACGCCTTCACGGTCTGGGTACCCCTCTGTAGAGGTGGACCTGGTGTTAGATTCTAAAGACATGAGAACCCAGGGCTGCTCGGACACTTGACCGGATATCAGGCCAATATCGCCGCTATGACTGAGGGACTCGTTCAGGTGCAACAGCAGCTGTGGTTGTCCCAGGTTGGCGGTGCGGGAGAGTAAGGACGCTGCGGTGCTAGTCGTATGGCAGGACATGCTTCAGCTCTGCCTCCTGACGCGCTCTTAAATCCTTTTTGTTCCATGTTTAGTGGGTGGCCGGCGTGACCTGACCTCCTCCCTTGTTCTATACACTGttacaacaataaagttatcaatcaatcatttaAGTCACTGGGGCTTAACCCAGGTgcaagatgatttttttttgtgatgagctactgttcttattatttttttttttttcctacatattGTGGGCCGGACATGGAAAGGGAGACCAGGACGAGACCAGGAGGAGCCAAGCAAAACGCACCAACACCGAGCAAGCCAAATTGCAGCACAGCCAAAGCCATGGATGATGGCATCGCACCTGCATGGAAATGGTGGCCAAACACTCTTGTCTTTCAGCAACCAAGCACCAAAACAAGGTGAAGCAGGAAGAGTGAGTGTAAGACAGTAGTAGAAAAAAGGATGACAAATAGAAAGGATGGAGTAAGAAGTACTTCCGTATAGCGGAGGGACCTACAGCTTACATGGATTCCAAACCACGGATAGTAGCAGAGTTGGTGAAGGATTAGTGATTAGAGGATCGGTAAACAACTTTATtagcccttggtgtaggactaccactgaggccatggaacatttcctgcttcaatgcccacgcttccactctcaacatactgcactacactcccggctctccgccctggccatcacaacacttgacctgcccaccctcctggcggcctcaggtgtccacccctcctgacaacctgctgtcctttgccttacttatgccttcttgaggaagaccgcccagctaccacgcctgtgatacccacacaggactaccccagggctcataaggatccaaaagaggccacaaagatctatggatccttatgagccctccAGGGGTAGTCTTGtatgggtatcacaggcgtggtagctggctttaaggcacaagtaaggcgaaggacagcaggttgccaggatgggtggacgcctgaggccgccaggagggtggatGGGCATGTCCAGTGTTATGATGGACAGGGCAGAGAgctgggagcatagtgcagtatgttgagagtggaagtgTGGGCAATGAAGcaagaaatgttccatggcatcaggggtagtcctacagcaagggcagaaggggtcacgagacagacgtaggcggtgcaagtgaggagtatggtgtggcccaagAAGAGGTGGGCagaaaatgcatatatatatatatatatatatatatatatatatatatatatatatatatatatatatatatatatatatatatatatatatatatatatatatatatatatatacagtcaaacaTCGCCCAACACGACAATTACGTTCCTGAGCTCATCGTGTGCGGCGAGATTTGTGTTCGGCaaataataggccctatggaAAAATGAGGGTTACGTTCCCAGAtcctcctaaaaaaaaaaaaaaaaaaaagaggctgaaaaaaaacaataaaggaagtACCAAGCACACATTTTATTCAATTACAGTACTAGTACCTTTAGTATATTTACTGGTtggagagggcttgaaatatgaagtgagGGGCCTCTGACTGGCAGATGCTTCCATATGGCGTAAAGTCTCCTTGTAGGGCAAAAAAAGCTCTTCAACACCCTTATTGAACTTACCGGTAATGCTCCTCTCCAGGATGGGATCTGTTTCAGTGAAGAGGGATGTTACATCTTCCATGACTTTCAGCAAATTACGAAGAGTCCAAGACGCTTGCGAGGGGAGGTCAAGTGCATCCACCAGGACCAGCaggagattcaaatggagaccaaatcgtgcaatcgCGAGTCAAAGTCGTGCTCTGCGAAATATGGGatattttaccgattcgtgtATACGCGAGTTTCGTGTTCGGCGAATTCGAGTTCGGCGAGGTTTgactacagtatatatatatatatatatatatatatatatatatatatatatatatatatatatatatatatatatatatatatatatatatatatatatatatatatatatatatatatatatatatatatatatatatatatatatatatatatatatatatatatatatatatatatatatatatatatatatatatatatatatatatatatatatatatatatatatatatatatatatatatatatatatatatatatatatatatatatatatatatatatatatatatatatatatatatatatatatatatatatatatatatatatatatatatatatatatatatatatatatatatatatatatatatatatatatatatatatatatatatatatatatatatatatatatatatatatatatatatatatatatatatatatatatatatatatatatatatatatatatatatatatatatatatatatatatatatatatatatatatatatatatatatatatatatatatatatatatatatatatatatatatatatatatatatatatatatatatatatatatatatatatatatatatatatatatatatatatatatatatatatatatatatatatatatatatatatatatatatatatatatatatatatatatatatatatatatatatatatatatatatatatatatatatatatatatatatatatatatatatatatatatatatatatatatatatatatatatatatatatatatatatatatatatatatatatatatatatatatatatatatatatatatatatatatatatatatatatatatatatatatatatatatatatatatatatatatatatatatatatatatatatatatatatatatatatatatatatatatatatatatatatatatatatatatatatatatatatatatatatatatatatatatatatatatatatatatatatatatatatatatatatatatatatatatatatatatatatatatatatatatatatatatatatatatatatatatatatatatatatatatatatatatatatatatatatatatatatatatatatatatatatatatatatatatatatatatatatatatatatatatatatatatatatatatatatatatatatatatatatatatatatatatatatatatatatatatatatatatatatatatatatatatatatatatatatatatatatatatatatatatatatatatatatatatatatatatatatatatatatatataacatgttttatttgccttataattTCATAACCATGagagaatatagagaaaaataaggggTGGGGAGCAGgcatgggagaaatcttcttaatttactcctgaaaacgttttctatgaaagtactcgcttgTAACAGAAAgtagcaccgtcgctgtcctccaaactttaatccacaccaaaacttcctctctgtatattccttgggtgAGGCTAGCATCTTGGAGGGGGACGCGTGACGTCGGAATGACCGAGACACACCTGAGGGATGATGTGAAAGTGGATGATAGTGAGTATGACTTTTGTGATGACTGGAAAGGGACGGAAGATGCAGGACAGAGTAGGAGGAGCGGTAACTATCAtgtataggaaggaaaggaattttaGAGTAGAAAAACTAGATATAGGAAGCTGTGCCATGAGTGAGGATATTCTAGTAGTGAAGGTAGAGTGCACAGGTGAGCATATGAAGTGTGAAagtttggtggtgattgtagtataCATGACAGTAGAGGGTGAGAGAGTAGTGACAGAAAACAGCAGGAAGTATGGTATTCTAAGGAAGATCGTGGGAGAATGTGCTGGAGAAagagtgattgttatgggagatatgaatgCACATGTAGGTATACTAGGCGAGCAAATAAACAGGAATGGAGAAATGCTTGACGGCTTTGTAAATGAGATGGAGTTGGAGAACCTgaatgagaccctggctgaaggacgagtgacttggtgtgcgaggaaccaggagtctgcgaCTGATTATATGCTAATGAATAGGAGAATGCGTGAGATGGTGGACCGCATGTGGATTGACGAGGATGGAACGATTGACGTTGTctcagaccataacatgctggtgttGGAGTGTAAGTTGAATGGGAGACAGAATAGGAATACAAAAgctaagaggagaaggtggaggctaagagatgcaggatgggagaatttccaggtAGACCTGAGTGAGAGATGCTGGAAAGATGAAAGCTTGAATGATGTGGATGAATTGAATGATAAATTTGTTGAGAATGTGAAGAACGCAGCTGCcagccagatagggtatgtgaggacgagtgccagaaagCAAACGTGTAAGCCGTGGTGGAACGATGAGGTTAGggatgccaggagagagagaaagaaattaaataaggtGTGTAGACagctgagaaagaggaggcatgagaatgaagaggcagaaagtgagtaccagaatgcatggacAGCATATGCGAGGCAGCAGCGAgtgacgaagcgaaagataatgaatgccaaGGGTAGGTGTGAGAGAAGCGTGATTCAGTCCCTCAGAGAGAAAGGCGTGGAAGGTGGCAAAGAATGgtatagattcctgaggggtgaggggatgtctGACCGTGAAAATGTGGAGAGCCTCAAGGTGAATGGGACAGTGGTgacagacaaggaagagatgagaaagatgagCAAAGAGTTccgggaagagattggaggtgttggtgaggtACTTGATGTGAAAGAAGggtgtgtgacactggagagcAAGGACGCGGATGAATTGAATGATAGAATCagcagagaggaagtggagaaatgtttgaaaaggcaagaggcagcagggccggataagataccatatgagatgtacaaaaatggagaagttctgattgataggatgactgagctctttaaccaggtgtgggaggaggagagagtgccaagaGTGTGGAATGAATGTAGGGTGACTCTGTTACACAAGGGAGGATACAAGACTAAAGACTTGAAAAACTACAGGCCCATTGCATTAGTGAATAC from Portunus trituberculatus isolate SZX2019 chromosome 47, ASM1759143v1, whole genome shotgun sequence carries:
- the LOC123498205 gene encoding lysine-rich arabinogalactan protein 19-like, with product MGLYTPEPDLCGHFSPQHNAWTNGDPSWSGFLALPLPAAQSSAFLPLSGAAAPVQSGAAHPPVPASRPPVPVPPRTALYYATVVGAAGAASALQAGMPATLQDVVQLLLEIRAKVRDLSVRGHCLGATAGRSEPSAPASAHPSLASAPTCPQEPAPECAGQPPALTSVCCGPACPSPQPQPVSVPVRPSPQSAPDSQPQSVPASSQPWRVQPPAPVQPLLPPAPA